Genomic window (Fundidesulfovibrio terrae):
GCGGATGGTGTCCTCGACGGGTTCTGCGCGCCCGAGCTGGGAGTCGTTCTGGGTCATGTAGATGGTCGAGCCGCCCAGATGGCGCACCGCCATCTCGAAGGACACGCGGGTGCGGGTGGAGGCCTTCTCGAATATCAGCGCCAGGGTGCGGCCCTCGAGCAGGTCCGAACGAAACTTGATGCGCTTCATCTCGATGGCCCGGGCCACCACGGCGTGGGCCTCGGCGCGGGTCATGTCATGGATTTCAAGGAATCTTTTGAGCATATGGGCCTCCACTGGAATCGCTTCGGAAAAGAAATCGGATAGCGCCTGAAAAGCCCATTGTAAAGCGGATTACGCCACGCTTTCTACCGCCATGTCAGTCATCTCCTCCATCACCTGACCGTGGTCGTATCCGGCCAGGTGCAGGAGGCCGTGGGCCAGCAGGCGAACCAGATGCCCGGCGGGATCCTGGCCGTAGAGCACGGCTTCGCGCGTAAGGGTGTCGACGGAGAGGGCGATCTCGCCCAGGTAGTCCGGGCGCTCGTCATCCTCGGCCGGAAAGGACAAGACGTTGGTGGGGCCGGGCAAGCCCAGGAATTCGAGGTTCAGGCGTGCGATCTCGGCGTCGTCCACCATGCGGACCTCGACCGACGCCCCGGCAAGGCCAAGGACGTCCAGAAGACGGGCGACGAGCGGCGCGAGCTCGCTTTTCGAGAGCGGCAGGGAGGGATTAAGCGCCGCGCCCGGCTCGATCCAGAGAGAAGAAGACATAAGATTTAAGATGCCTCCGGCGGCCAAAGGAACTTCGTTCCTTTGGAATCCCGTGTAGCTTCGCGTCGATCGATGCGAGATTGTTTGAAAACAGGCAGGAAGCGCGTCCTTGCGCGCTGCCTGCCTATTAAATATGCCGCCTGGGTCGGCGGTCCGTCGGGACGCCCCAGGCCGCGCCCCTTATTTCAAGGTGTCGAAGGCTTCCAGGGCGTGCGAGGAATAGACGAATGCCGCGCCAGCGTTGAGTCCGACGGCCACTCCCAGGGCTTCCAGCAGTTCCTGGCGGGTGGCTCCGGCGGCAACGGCGGCCTTGACGTGCACGGCGATGCAGGTGTCGCAACGAGTGGTGGAGGCGACGGCGACGGCGATGAGCTCCCTGGTCTTGGCGTCCAGGGCGCCGTGGGCGGCGCCGGCCTCGTCCAGAGCCTTTATCCCATCCATGATCTTGGGGTTGCCCTTGGCCAGTTCACCAAACGCCTTCATGGCGCTCTGAAGCAGGTTTTGCCAATCGACAAGCATGCTTTCCTCCTGGGTATGGCGCTCAACGGGCAACGCCGTTTCGGGCAACTCAGGCAACACCCCCGATCCCGCTCATGAATCCCGCAACACGATATGGTGTCCAGAGGGCAAAGCCCTTTGGCGGGTGCAGGGCGGCGCCCCGGCTACGCGGCGTTCTCCGTGGACGGCAGAGCCTTGACGCCGTTTTCCTTGGGCTTCTCCCGGCCCCTGTCGCTCGGGTATTCGATGCGATGGTGGAATATGCCGGTAAGAATCCGGTGGAAAGTCTCGGAAGCCTGGGTGAGGTCGCGCAGAGTCAGCTCGGAGCCGTCCAGCTCGCCCTCGTTGTAGAGCTTGCGCATGATGGACTGGATGTGCCCCTTGATGCGGCTGGACGTGGGGTCCACCAGGGTGCGGCTGGAGGCCTCGATGGCGTCGGCCAGCATGATGATGCCCGCTTCCTTGGTCTGGGGCTTGGGGCCGGGGTAGCGGAACTCGTCCTCGCGCACGGGTTCTTCGCCCTTGGCCTCGGCCTGCTCCTGGGCCTTGTGGTAGAAGTAGGTGATGAGCGTCATGCCGTGATGCTGGCCGATCAGGTCGCAGATTTCGTCGCCAAGCTTGTGCTCGCGGGCCAGCTCCACGCCCTTCTTGACGTGCGAGATGAGGATCAGCGCGCTCATGGAAGGCGAGAGCTTGTC
Coding sequences:
- the ybeY gene encoding rRNA maturation RNase YbeY, whose product is MSSSLWIEPGAALNPSLPLSKSELAPLVARLLDVLGLAGASVEVRMVDDAEIARLNLEFLGLPGPTNVLSFPAEDDERPDYLGEIALSVDTLTREAVLYGQDPAGHLVRLLAHGLLHLAGYDHGQVMEEMTDMAVESVA
- a CDS encoding carboxymuconolactone decarboxylase family protein; its protein translation is MLVDWQNLLQSAMKAFGELAKGNPKIMDGIKALDEAGAAHGALDAKTRELIAVAVASTTRCDTCIAVHVKAAVAAGATRQELLEALGVAVGLNAGAAFVYSSHALEAFDTLK